ACGCAAAAAAAATGCTGAAAATGCTTTCGGGAAGAAGCCATTTCGTTTATACCGCAATAAATTTGGTCTGCAAAAACCGCAATTTTAACGAGGTAATTTTAGACAAAACCGAGGTTTTTTTCAGAGAAATCGACGATGAAGAACTCGAAAACTACCTCGACCGCGCCAATTACGCCGACAAAGCGGGCAGTTATGGCATTCAAGAAGACGGCAAATATTTCGTTGAAAAAATCAACGGCGATTACTGGACAGTGGTAGGGCTTGGAGTGGCGTCGGTGGGGAAATTGTTGAAGAAATTTGAAATCTTAAAAAATAAAGGAGCGTAAAAAATGACAAACGTAGTAGCAGGAATGGACATCGGCGGGACGAATATCGTTATCGGGCTTGTCGAAAAGAGTGGGAAGATTATCGCCGAGGGGGCGCTTAAAACGGCGGATTATCCCGATTTCGGCGAATTTGTAAAGACGAGCACAAATTTAATTAAGGAATTGGTGCAAAAATCGGGTGCAAATCTTGTCGGCGTGGGAATAGGCGCGCCCGACGCAAATTTTTACAAAGGAACTATTGAACACGCCGTAAACCTTGCGTGGAAAGGAATTGTTCCGCTCGGTGAAAAATTCAAGGAAAGTTTAGGCGTGGAATGCGCAGTCACAAACGACGCAAACGCGGCGGCTATCGGCGAAAAACTCTTCGGCGGTGCAAAAGATATCGACGATTTTGTAGTATTGACTTTGGGAACGGGGCTCGGCAGCGGAATTTACATAAACGGAAAAGTGCTTTACGGATATTCGGGATTTGCGGGCGAACT
The sequence above is a segment of the Chitinivibrionia bacterium genome. Coding sequences within it:
- a CDS encoding Maf family protein, whose product is MSNSIELYSNSTKSNASLTLASKSPRRREIIADFGIDFTVEAADIGDEHRFFTGGDVESEIIALAQEKARPISEKYPDNPVLSADTIVVIDGKILGKPKDREDAKKMLKMLSGRSHFVYTAINLVCKNRNFNEVILDKTEVFFREIDDEELENYLDRANYADKAGSYGIQEDGKYFVEKINGDYWTVVGLGVASVGKLLKKFEILKNKGA
- a CDS encoding ROK family protein — its product is MTNVVAGMDIGGTNIVIGLVEKSGKIIAEGALKTADYPDFGEFVKTSTNLIKELVQKSGANLVGVGIGAPDANFYKGTIEHAVNLAWKGIVPLGEKFKESLGVECAVTNDANAAAIGEKLFGGAKDIDDFVVLTLGTGLGSGIYINGKVLYGYSGFAGELGHIGLVPNGRKCGCGQLGCAEPYVSATGICRTAFELLAIMDMDEQSILRQYSYDELTSKHISEAAAKGDKVALEAFDTTAKYLGKMIANTIAFSSPQKIFLFGGLANAGDILIKPATIYAREMCLEAMRDTFEVEKSKLPEANAAVLGAAALGWERL